GCGGGGTTGCTGCGCGACCTGTGCGACACGATGCAATACGGCTCGCTGTGCGCCATGGGCGGGATGACCCCGTACCCGGTGGTCAGCGCCCTCAAGCACTTCCCCGCCGATTTCGGCCTGGAGGCCGCGCAATGATCAATTACTTCGACCCCGGCAGCGACCTCGACCTGGGTACCCCGCAACGCCTCAGCGAGGTGCAGGTCAGCCTGGTCATCGACGGCCGTTCGATCAGCGTGCCCGCCGGCACCTCGGTGATGCGCGCCGCGGCCATGCTCGGCACCAGCATCCCCAAACTGTGCGCCACCGACAGCCTCGAGGCCTTCGGCTCGTGCCGCATGTGCATGGTCGAGATCGATGGCATGCGCGGCTACCCGGCTTCCTGCACCACGCCTGTGGGCGAGGGCATGGTGGTGCGCACGCAGACGCCACGCCTGGCTGACCTGCGCCGCAACGTGATGGAACTGTATATCTCCGACCATCCGCTGGACTGCCTGACCTGTTCGGCCAACGGCAACTGCGAGTTGCAGACTGTCGCCGGCCAGGTCGGCCTGCGCGAGGTGCGGTATGGCTACGACGGCGCCAATCACCTGGACGAACACAAGGACATTTCCAACCCGTACTTCGACTACGAGCCGAGCAAGTGCATCGTCTGCAGCCGCTGCGTGCGTGCCTGCGAAGACATCCAGGGCACCTTCGCCCTGACCATCACCGGGCGCGGTTTCGACTCGCGGGTGGCGGCGGCCGGCGGTGACGATTTCCTCAGCTCCGAATGCGTGTCCTGTGGCGCCTGCGTGCAGGCCTGCCCGACGGCGACCCTGAGCGAGAAAAGCCTGATCCAGCTCGGCCAGCCCGAGCGCGCGGTGATCACCACCTGTGCCTATTGCGGCGTGGGCTGCTCGTTCCGCGCCGAGATGAAGGGCGACCAGCTGGTGCGCATGGTCCCGGACAAGAATGGCGGCGCCAACCACGGCCATGCCTGCGTCAAGGGCCGCTTCGCCTGGGGCTATGCCACGCACCCGGACCGCATCACCAAGCCGATGATTCGCAAGCGCCTGGAGGACCCGTGGCAAGAGGTCAGCTGGGACGAGGCGGTCACCTATGCCGCCAGCGAGTTGCGGCGCATCCAGCTCAAGTACGGACGAGATTCGATCGGTGGGATCACCTCCAGCCGCTGCACCAACGAAGAGGCGTACCTGGTGCAGAAACTGGTGCGCACGGCCTTCGGCAACAACAACGTCGATACCTGCGCGCGGGTCTGCCATTCGCCCACCGGCTACGGCCTCAAGCAGACCCTGGGTGAGTCCGCCGGCACCCAGAGCTTCGACTCGGTGATGCAGGCCGACGTGGTGCTGGTGATCGGCGCCAACCCCACCGACGCGCATCCGGTGTTCGGCTCGCAGCTCAAGCGCCGCCTGCGCCAGGGCGCGCGATTGATCGTCATCGACCCACGGCGTATCGACCTGGTCGACTCGCCGCATGCCCGTGCCGAACTGCACCTGCAACTGCGTCCGGGTACCAACGTGGCCATGCTCAACGCCCTGGCCCATGTGATCGTCAGCGAGGGCCTGCTCGACCAGCGCTTCATCGATGCCCGCTGCGAAACCGAGGACTTCGCGCGATGGCGCGATTTCGTCGCCCAGCCCGACAATGCGCCTGAAGTGCTCGGCCCGGTGTGCGGCGTACACGCCGAGCAGATTCGCGCCGCCGCCCGGCTGTACGCCACCGGCGGCAATGCGGCGATCTACTATGGCCTGGGCGTGACCGAGCACAGCCAGGGCAGCACTGCGGTAATGGGTATCGCCAACCTGGCCATGGCCACCGGCAACATCGGCCGCGAAGGGGTGGGGGTGAACCCGCTGCGCGGGCAGAACAACGTGCAGGGCTCGTGCGACATGGGCTCGTTCCCCCACGAGTTGCCCGGCTACCGGCATATCTCCAACGAAAGCGTGCGCGCCGAGTTCGAACAGGCCTGGGGCGTGACCCTGCAGCCCGACCCGGGCCTGCGCATACCCAACATGTTCGAGGCTGCGCTGGACGGCAGCTTCAAGGCGCTGTACTGCCAGGGTGAGGATATCGCCCAGAGCGACCCCAACACCCAGCACGTCACCGCCGCGCTGTTGGCGATGGAATGCGTGGTGGTGCAGGACATCTTCCTCAACGAGACGGCCAAGTTCGCCCATGTGTTCCTGCCGGGCAGCTCGTTCCTCGAAAAGGACGGCACCTTCACCAATGCCGAGCGGCGCATCTCGCGGGTGCGCAAGGTCATGGAACCGCTGGCCGGCAAGGCCGACTGGGAGGCGACCCTGGCCTTGGCCGACGCCCTGGGCTATCACATGGACTACCAGCATCCGTCGCAGATCATGGACGAAATCGCCCGCCTGACCCCGACCTTCCGCCGGGTCAGCTATGCCGAGCTCGACCGCCACGGCAGCCTGCAGTGGCCATGCAACGAGGCCGCCCCCGACGGCACGCCGACCATGCACATCGAGCAGTTCGTGCGCGGCAAGGGGCGCTTCATGCTCACCGGCTACGTGCCTACCGACGAGAAGGTCAACAGCCGTTATCCGCTGTTGTTGACCACCGGGCGCATCCTCAGCCAGTACAACGTCGGCGCGCAGACTCGGCGCACCGGCAACGTCGCCTGGCACGACGAGGACCGCCTGGAGATCCACCCCAGCGACGCCGAGAGCCGCGGCATCGCCGACGGCGACTGGGTGGGCGTGGGCAGCCGCGCCGGGCAGAGCGTGCTGCGCGCCAGGGTCAGCAGCCGAGTGGCGCCGGGGGTGGTGTACACCACCTTCCACTTCCCCGAGTCGGGGGCCAACGTGATCACCACCGACAACTCCGACTGGGCCACCAATTGCCCGGAATACAAGGTCACCGCAGTGGAAGTGGTGAAGGTGTTCCAGCCGTCGGAATGGCAGAAACGCTATCAGAGTTTCAGCGACGAGCAGCGGCGCTTGCTCAAGGAGCGGCGTCAGGCGGAAAAGGCGGAGGTGCGCCGATGAGCAGCGACAACCTGGTGAAGATGGCCAACCAGATCGGCCATTACTTCGATAGTGAGCCGGACCATGCCAAGGCGGTGCAGGGGGTGAGGCAGCATCTGCAGAGCTTCTGGACGCCTGGCATGCGTCGGCAGTTGACCGAGAGGGTGCAGGCTGATGGGGGCCTGGAGTTGGATGCGCTGGTGCGAGAGGCGGTGCACCCGGTGATTTGATGTAGGGCAGGATCGGCCCATCGCCGGCAAGCCGGCTCCCACTCCGACCGCGTCAGCTCGAGATCATGCGCTACCCTGTGGGAGCCGGCTTGCCGGCGATGGGGCGCAAGGCGGCCCGGCTTATTCTGATATCCAGAAATAGACCCGCTCCGGGTCCCTTTGGTCGAGGTTTTCGACTACGCCGTTCTCGACGAAGCCCTGGCGCTCCAGCAAGCGGCGCATCGGCTCATTGGAGCGATTGGTCGAGGTGAACAGCTTCTGCCCACGGCAATCGACTTGTATGCAGGCCAGCAGCGCAGCCCCCAGCCCAGCGCGCCGATGGTTTTCGCCAACCATCAGCATCTCGATGAACGCACAGCCGAAGAAGTGTCGGTGCATCACCGCATAGGCGGCCGCGTTGCCTTGTACTTCGGCCACCAGGCAACGGTACCGCCCGAGCCAGTCGGCAATCTGCTCGGCACGCTGCGGGTCTTGGCGGGCAACGCTGTCGATTGCGATCAGTGCCGGCAGGTCCTGTAGTCCAGCAAGGCGAATATGCATGGTGGGGCTCTGCGATGAAGGTGCCGCGATTATCCGCGCCCGGACACGTCCTGCACAGATGTTGGCGCAGCGCATGGCCTGGATGAAATGTCCGTCATGTTCGCAGGGTTAACGAATAGCCGGTGCTACGCTCGCAAAAACACCCTGACGGAA
This sequence is a window from Pseudomonas maumuensis. Protein-coding genes within it:
- the fdhF gene encoding formate dehydrogenase subunit alpha; the protein is MINYFDPGSDLDLGTPQRLSEVQVSLVIDGRSISVPAGTSVMRAAAMLGTSIPKLCATDSLEAFGSCRMCMVEIDGMRGYPASCTTPVGEGMVVRTQTPRLADLRRNVMELYISDHPLDCLTCSANGNCELQTVAGQVGLREVRYGYDGANHLDEHKDISNPYFDYEPSKCIVCSRCVRACEDIQGTFALTITGRGFDSRVAAAGGDDFLSSECVSCGACVQACPTATLSEKSLIQLGQPERAVITTCAYCGVGCSFRAEMKGDQLVRMVPDKNGGANHGHACVKGRFAWGYATHPDRITKPMIRKRLEDPWQEVSWDEAVTYAASELRRIQLKYGRDSIGGITSSRCTNEEAYLVQKLVRTAFGNNNVDTCARVCHSPTGYGLKQTLGESAGTQSFDSVMQADVVLVIGANPTDAHPVFGSQLKRRLRQGARLIVIDPRRIDLVDSPHARAELHLQLRPGTNVAMLNALAHVIVSEGLLDQRFIDARCETEDFARWRDFVAQPDNAPEVLGPVCGVHAEQIRAAARLYATGGNAAIYYGLGVTEHSQGSTAVMGIANLAMATGNIGREGVGVNPLRGQNNVQGSCDMGSFPHELPGYRHISNESVRAEFEQAWGVTLQPDPGLRIPNMFEAALDGSFKALYCQGEDIAQSDPNTQHVTAALLAMECVVVQDIFLNETAKFAHVFLPGSSFLEKDGTFTNAERRISRVRKVMEPLAGKADWEATLALADALGYHMDYQHPSQIMDEIARLTPTFRRVSYAELDRHGSLQWPCNEAAPDGTPTMHIEQFVRGKGRFMLTGYVPTDEKVNSRYPLLLTTGRILSQYNVGAQTRRTGNVAWHDEDRLEIHPSDAESRGIADGDWVGVGSRAGQSVLRARVSSRVAPGVVYTTFHFPESGANVITTDNSDWATNCPEYKVTAVEVVKVFQPSEWQKRYQSFSDEQRRLLKERRQAEKAEVRR
- a CDS encoding formate dehydrogenase subunit delta — encoded protein: MSSDNLVKMANQIGHYFDSEPDHAKAVQGVRQHLQSFWTPGMRRQLTERVQADGGLELDALVREAVHPVI
- a CDS encoding GNAT family N-acetyltransferase, which translates into the protein MHIRLAGLQDLPALIAIDSVARQDPQRAEQIADWLGRYRCLVAEVQGNAAAYAVMHRHFFGCAFIEMLMVGENHRRAGLGAALLACIQVDCRGQKLFTSTNRSNEPMRRLLERQGFVENGVVENLDQRDPERVYFWISE